ATGCGGCCCACAGGATCCGGCCGGACCTACTACGTAATCGGAAGATCGATCGCGGCAACCGGATCTGGCGCTCGATAGGAGCTATAGTACGCCCAGCCAGCGTAGCCCGCCCGTATGGGGGTGAAACTGGTTGAGCATGTGTGGAATGCAGTACCCGGAGGAGTTGACGCTGTAGAACCGGAGCATGCACTTCCTCTGCTGCGAGAGGAAGTGAGCCGAAGCGACGGTGACTTGCCGACACTCGCAAGTGACGTAGCCTGTGGAAAACAGGGCTTGCGGCAAAGCGGTTACACCAACATCAGCCCTCCAGGCTGAGCATGGGACGGCTACACGAACCTGTTAAACCGCATCTGAGGGTTGAAGTTTCACCCCTGCCCACATCGCTTCATGGGCAGGACGCGAACCGTCGCCGGTCACACATGTGGTCCAGTGGCACGAATGCTGACTGGATAAGTAGCGTGTCAGGAACCACGGGGAGCGCGCTGCCAGACCGTGATGCGTTCGAGGTCGAGGAGCATTGGCTCGCCGCTCAGCAAGGTGCGGCCGCACAAATCCCTCGGCTATGGGATTCGTGGAACAGGGGCAAGGTCAGTCCGTGCCACCCACCCGTCACATACATCCTTGTGACTACGTCTCCCGGGCAGCCATCTTGTAGCCCTCCCTCTTCGGTATAATACAAATGTTCGCGTGAAACGTGTGTATGTCTTATCGGTAACACTCGATACGCCCTTGTGACACCGGATTCGCCTGACCAGACAACCGTCAGAAAACTGCAATTCAGGACGAAGTTATCTACGCCGCACGAAAGTTCCATTAGGACGGCCCTTTTTACGCTAACCCGCAGAGCGCCAGCGATACATATCTTTTAAGCTTCTCACGAGTCGTAACTCACATGCAATTCCGACCCACCTCAAACACATAGACGTTCAATTTGTATTGTGGTTTACACGAGCAGCGATCTAGACACAGGGAGCTGCGTAGCTCCATACGAAAGCTGACATAACCAGTGGTAGTCCATTCACGATGTCGCCCATCATCTAACGTTTTCTGAAGAGCATTATGCAAAGTCATAGCGCCACGCCGACCGGCCTTGTCATCTCGTTGATTAGGAACCGTCGTTTGCTAATCGACCTTGCCAAGCGGGACGCAATCGGACGATACAAGGGATCAGTCCTCGGCATTTTTTGGTCGTTGTTAACGCCATTGTTGATGTTGAGCGTTTACACATTTGTGTTTAGCGCGGTTTTCAAATCGCGTTGGCAAAACAGCGGCGTCGAGGCATCGAAAGCCGAGTTCGCTGTAGTGCTGTTTGCCGGTATGATCGTGTTCAATCTCTTCTCAGAGTGCGTCAGCCGCGCGCCATCGCTCATTCTTTCGAACGCGAATTTCGTCAAGAAGATTATCTTCCCGCTGGAGATACTGCCCTGCGTCACGCTGCTGTCCGCTCTGTTTCACAGTAGCGTGAGCCTCGTCATCCTGCTCGTTGCCGAGTGGATAGTACGCGGCTCCGTTCCGTGGACCGCCATATTGATTCCGTTTATAGTCGCACCGTTGTGCCTGTTTATACTCGGCGCCTGCTGGTTTCTAGCAGCCACTGGTGTATTTCTTCGCGACATCGGACAAACGATTGGCATCCTCATCACCGCCTTAATGTTTCTTAGCCCCGTTTTCTTCTCCATCACGTCGCTGCCTCCGCGATTCCAGCAATTGGTTTATCTGAATCCGATGACCTTTCCGATCGAACAGGGTCGAAACCTTTTGATTTGGGGCCAAATGTTTGACTGGCGGCACTGGGCCATTTATACCGTTTCGTGTGCTCTCTTTGCGTGTATAGGGTTCGCCTGGTTCCAGAAGACTCGCAGAGGGTTTGCCGACGTCGTCTGACCTCGTGTCGGGTTCTATAACTTGCGTCCCGTTCGTCTCTTGCAGTGCCTGTTTGGCAGTGTATTGGGCACAGAAAGAAGGACGATACTAATTGACGGGCCCCGCCCGCGAGTGCCAAGAACGATCGATTGCCAGCGCGTCTATAGGATGCCATTTAGGCGTCCATCCGCGCTCTATACTTCCGCCTCGTGAGTAAATACCATGCGCCACATAATCCTTCATCATCATATATTCAAAAACGCGGGCTCGACGCTTGATTCATCCCTGGCGGCACAGTTCGGCGCCGGATTCTCGCACTTGGAGGATGAAGGAAATCCTGTTCACGCAAGCGCCTTAGTCAGATTCCTTGATAGCCACCCCGGCATTCAAGCAGTCAGCAGCCATA
This is a stretch of genomic DNA from Paraburkholderia caribensis. It encodes these proteins:
- a CDS encoding ABC transporter permease, which codes for MQSHSATPTGLVISLIRNRRLLIDLAKRDAIGRYKGSVLGIFWSLLTPLLMLSVYTFVFSAVFKSRWQNSGVEASKAEFAVVLFAGMIVFNLFSECVSRAPSLILSNANFVKKIIFPLEILPCVTLLSALFHSSVSLVILLVAEWIVRGSVPWTAILIPFIVAPLCLFILGACWFLAATGVFLRDIGQTIGILITALMFLSPVFFSITSLPPRFQQLVYLNPMTFPIEQGRNLLIWGQMFDWRHWAIYTVSCALFACIGFAWFQKTRRGFADVV